The Lytechinus pictus isolate F3 Inbred chromosome 14, Lp3.0, whole genome shotgun sequence genomic sequence ATACAATTACTGGTTCTTTTGTGCAGTGCACTTAGTCTGGAATTTTCGTTTTAGGAAATAACTTCTTTGTTTGAAAAGAACCATTGGAGCAAATCAAGAGCATTAGCATCAGATTTATGATATGCAAAGATAACCATGCACCCCGCCCCCGGCCGTTTTGACATTGATAATGCATTATACGGATGTGTGGCAGTGTATAGCAATTTAgatgaaatgagaaagaaatattaaagaacATTAAGTTTATGGTTCGTTTGATTTAAAGAAACTATCAAATCCCATAACACAGCTGGCTATTAAttgactttttgttttcaagtggtaaaaaaaagttgcgaaaTAAATTTGTCATAGAGGGCGTGGTCTGATTGGGCCTCTGTAATTCAATACATCTTGCATTGGGTTTAGAATGACGCTACAGTGCAGTCGGTCTTGTGTGGTAAGAGGAGGAAATACGTTTGTGATGAATGACTTATGGCACAATCTATTGGTAAACTATGTGACTCATCATTGGTACGGTCTGAGCTGAGGAGCGTCAACGTCGGGAATCTACAAACTGTTATTTGCTTTATTCTCAACTAGATCTACGTTTCTGACTTTAGTGGACTATACTGATAAGCAAAGCTCACCTTGAAGTTGAACAACCCCAATGGCAATGGTAAcgattttatacaaaaattcaACGACGCAAAACCATCGCGGAGGAAGGGAAAGTTGGTCTGTCAACGCAAAATAAAATCAGCACATTCAATTCGACTCCAGAAGAGTGACTGAATTTGACGTCTCGATGAGGGAGCAGCTGGGCGAACAACTGGCACTAGGTGAGTTTAAGACGAGGACTTGTTTTAGGAGGTCTAACTTTACTTAACTGTTATACAGTTTCTCTCTGACTCTGCTAGCATTTTATGTTCCGAACCCAAGTTTTAATCAACCCGGTAGGCCCAATAGACCAATCAGTGAATCACAgccttattattattaaacaaaatgtGAGATCTAACTTAAACGTCAACGAAAAAGTATTAATGTGACTTGTGAGTAACTTGTGAGACCTgtgaatattgtgattttggATTGAGCGGCATATTTTGGGACATGTTCGGTGTTTGGGTTTTGTCAGAACCAGATTTATCACGATTCATTTAAAGACTTCATTCCAAACAAAGttcttttaaaatattgaaaacaaataaaagcaaTTCTAACTTTTGTTAATAGCAGAGGTCTAGATCTATATctatttgtcatatttttattgcaattttacaaataaatttatttgtgtatttatttgGGAATGAAAACAGTCCTAACTGtaaacatatttattcaaacaGTTATTAACGTGGTGACACAATTTCGATTGAAACATCTAAAAGATAttgcattacatgtatttgccACTGCTTTGCTTCCATGTCTCCAtctttgaaaatttaaattcatcatcatcagacaTATACTTTTTGTGCATTTCACATTATACCATCACCAatttcaccaccaccaccaccattattacATGTTTGCCATCACCACAACCACTACCAATGTCGTCACAATCTCCATCATACTGTATCCATCTCCATTTCTATCATCTTCTGTAAGagcatcatcatcctcatcacccaTCACCACTACCggcaccatcattatcatttttcatcatcatgattaaatCACCatttgtcatcaccatcatcatcttcattgtcatagtcattgtcatcatcatcaaataatcatcatcatccatttcATTCTTagcatcatcatcttcattgtcATCACTGCCAAAGcaccattaccatcatgatcatctcCACTTCCATCCTCATCgaaaacatcatcatcatgatcaccgtCATAGCTTTTTATCATGTTCATTTTAATCATCATCCATCGTCATCATTGTTACCATCATTGCCGTCATTATAATCACCATCCTTACGATGACCACCGTTATCATTATAACTTGGATATTTTTAGTGCccttttttatcttttcattttgtGCTGTAatatcaaaatgtgttttttttttaagtgaccTTACCATAATATAAGTATTTTAGGCCTATATTATCATTTCCATGTGCAAAAAATTAGCTCTGATGGCTGAAATACCTTCCCTCAGATTCTGGAAGATGCTTTCACTTCTATAGGTCCCAGcaatggtttatttccaattcgtctaataatgccaattcgtccaattgccaactcgtcgactatcatttggtctaccatcagtttacCTGATTCATGTGTGTTAGGGCTGAGCTTATCAGAAGGGTTGCACTTCCCATGTTTTACCATTGCCGATTTTATGATAGCCTACAGTACTGTATTTTAAGATTGACCCTCACAAATATTTATGATGTGAAATAGTCAACTAAATTTTGCTTTAGAAAAAAACTATTGCCAACAAAAACATGGTTGCCCTCTTTGAAATTACAGTATTACATACATGTTcataacttgattttttttctttcttttctttcaggtTTCCCCCGATTGGCATTGACCAAGATGGACATCTAAATGATCTAATTTGCTTACTGCACATTGAGGAGCTCATTGCAACAATGTGAATTAAgcattgaatataaaaaaacaagtgttCTGCCTTACACCTTATGTGCCCTCTTTAAAGCACCTTGAATTATTTGAAGTTAACGTATACGTGACTGTGAAAACTATGCCATAATGCATGAACTATTCAGCCAAGTGCTGTCACGGAGAGATCTCTCCCGGGCCGGAGACCTCTTCTCTGTACCGGACTCGGATATTGTCCACGACCTGTCTGCCGCCCTGTACTGCATTCAAGAGATAGCCTCTTCTGAGAATTATGTAAGGAGCGACAATGACCAAGCCGTTGTGGAGATATGTATCACGAGAGTTACAACGGCAATCAGGTAACTTCTAATAAAGGTTATTTTGAAAACAGCGGTGAAGTGGGTGACCctgatatttttctattttctttttttacataggCCCGTGTAAGGGCCCGTGTTTAAGTCAGGTTTAAGTTAgatcatggtctaactctgtgctaaaattatggaaagccaaaaattgTATGTTTCGtatactgtgctctttcctaactTGTGAATGGTAAAAAAGCTGTCTTATTTGTCCTTCCgaaacagttaagaatgatttaaaagaaaaatttgctgatacattgaaattctactgttagagatttatgccactattggctatccatagttaaaccacaactttaaaccagagtttaaattgaACCCGAGTTTAGGATATGGGCCATAGAGTTTGGTGTATTTTGGCAGGTATCCTGCTAAGCGTTTTTGTTGCTTTCCTGCATTCTccattgttttgtgtgtgatgaATTGAGAGGATAAGCcatgaaatgatgcttgaagaATTCCTGCTGAAAAACACAGCAGACGTTAATACTGAGGTAAAGTTCTATAAAGTCAAGCTAGGTTTATTGGCTGAAATATTGGTGGTCTCTAGAAAGTGGATCGACAAtacagcaatattttgtgcTCATCTTAATGGCCGAATTGAGTTGAACCTTAAAAATGGTTTCTCATTATACAGGAGCCCATGTTGTGTGTAATTGTATCCTTGAAAGCCTAGAAAAgtctgaaatgaatgaaaaaagcTGACCAAATTCTTCAttggacatataattttgtttttattattattattctgttaAAATGAACGACAGTGTATCCTGGATTTGCATCATTCTTTTATTCAATTATAAGCAGCTGAATCGCTGATTTGATTATGAATTCTGGACAAAGTTACTGACTTCCTgtaaaggtaaaagaaattaGTTGCAACTTGCAACAAACAATTATTCaggagaaagtctttaaaattgATGTTAATtaccaccatattatcatagatctggtacattggaGCAAACTTATCTtcgtgaaatcatgaaatctcggctaaaaaccgataattctgatgatcactaacacaaaaaggcTTATGTGGGATAGTGTATTAATGTTGCTTGGAAAAGTACCCAacaattttatggaattccatgcttattttgctcatttctcggCAATTACAGTTTTTCCCAGAGCTATTTtgctcatattttttatttataacttaGGTGGTCATGTTATTAGATTCTGTTCGAACTAATTTTGAGGCATTTATCTGTAATTTGTGCTCCATGTTTCCAGGGATACTGGATCGATCGAAGAGCATGTAGAGGCGCTCGTTTCTCTATGGCAGTCATGCCTTCATCACAATCTCAAACTGACCATGAGAGATGAAGACCCTCCCCATGCGAAGATTGCCTCTGACATCATGAGCTGCTTGTTTATGGTAAGCCAGGGCACTGGGGATGGTTGGGGAATTTTTTGCAGTAcgatggatatttttttttctcttgtatTTATTGCTATTTATCTCTTGTAGTGAATCAAATTTCAATTACAAGGGTACCTTTCTTTCTTAcaaatacctacatgtatggcttcatattatttttttactgaataGAGGAAAGAAAATCATGCATGGGCGAaaggctacatgtatgtttggcaaaatatattcattggATTCTACATATATGTACATCGAGACAAATTTTCTAATTTCATTCCAAACTACttgtacatttatttttatctttgaataaatgaaaCCAATACTTTTGACAAATTTGTGATACATTTGGTTGTtcaaagatttttaaaatatatatcatggTGTTAAAAAATACACAGTAATACATGCACCTTTATGAATGTTGGCTATATGGTGCAATATATCTTGGTTGCAATGTTACTAATTCCAGCACCAAGACTCAAATGGTAGCCCCTATGATCATAAAAGCAATTTTCTCTAATTTTAGCCCTtgattttctgcttttattcaaacaatttaGTTAAAGTACAGTAACTTGGAGGTATTGTCTGCAAAATTCTCCCAGAACCAAATGATCGGCTAATCTCAAATCTCATTAATTCCGCTATTCAGCAAAACTATGGCAAGCGCAGTGTGATGGAATTGGCTCTTCCGGTAGCGATACGGTTTCTGCGGCATGGGAACCGAGATCTGATCAGGAACGTGTCGAGCTATCTTGCCCTGGCTGCCATAGAGAATGCACATCTGCTAGCTGAACATTGCAGAGCCATCATTCAAAGCATCACACAAGGTAAACCACTACGAGAGCTGCATTGTGTTGAGATATACATTAGAATATTGTgacctgaaaacaaataaatgcagGGAATAATTATTGGCCTTGTAGATTTTTGTGCCCTTTTTTCCCATTGTAGCTGTAAATTAGAAATAATGTGTCCTATTAAAAATGGGACTTACCCTAAGATTATTGTAAATAAAGTGCCGTGAGCTCAAAATCCATGTGAATTTGCCGCTTAAGAAATActctgtattattattagtcCCGTAGTAGCAGTATTACTAAAAatctctatctctctgtctacaGTTATTCAGTTAATAGAGAATGAGACATGAGCTTTCAACTTTCCTTTTtgatttttgaatgaaatttttgaTACTCTCACATGTTGTTCCCCCTCTCCCAGGCAATAGATCCTTGACCCGTATCCTGCCCCAGATCTATACCGAAGACCCCGGTCCTATCGAGGATTGTCTACCAGACCTGGTCTCCATCCTACCCGGCTGCGATGAGAACGAGAAGTCCAACATCCTCCAACTCATGGCGCTCATGgcaaaaagaaaaccaaaagTAAGTTcaattaacccattgcctactggaactgaGTGCTCCCTGTACAAAGTCTGTGAAACTAACAGATTTTAGTAGTCAATGGATTAATTAAGGCCATGTCCTCCCCAATAATAAGCTTACTGAGGGATGTTTCATCAACTTCTGACAtcagaaaagttgtcagatctgacaattttcctTGGTTTTGAGTGGCTGAGAACGAGAAGCACATATGTCTATTACTATCATAACTGCTAGATATTGACAAATTACCAGtgctgaaaactgtcataaaatggCTAGGTGTAGTCTGCTGGCACGGACTAGTTTAtaaaaacttgctgtttcaattgaGCAAAGGGGCCTTCTGTACACATGCCATTGAAGGCTGTGAATCCAGATCACTTAACTCATTTGAAGGGTTTGCACACTTGACTAGGCTAGGTGTGCATCATttaaaataagtataaaaaaGTTACATAAGTATTAATGTTTCCGTCTTTATTTCCTTACACAGATTCTAAAGGATTATGTCCCAGTCCTAGTGGCCAACCTGAACAACCCTACAACCTCCCAGACGGTGCTCTCAGCCCTTGTCGACATCGCATCCATCGACCCCGCCCCGTTCACGCTATGCCTCGCCCAGCTGCAGGCGGGGATCAGGAGACAGCCTGCATTGCTCTCCATGGCTGGCAAGATCTTTGGTGCCGTGGGCAGACTAAGTCCTGTGAGTTTTACCTTTGCTCTGTTGAGGAAGACAGTAATCTggataaaatttataattcatgccctgggtcccgtaacacaaagattagcgattaattgctatTGAAGTGACCTCTCAACATCATCGTTGCATGTGCATtatgctcagtagactgactaggaaccaataagaattgttctttcaaatttgtGATTAATCGCTATTATTTGTGTTATGAGACCCTTGTCtttgtatgaatgaaaatagataGTTTATAGCTACTTTGCAgtagtttgtttaaaaaaaacctaaatCTTGTCGTAATAGTAGTGGGTTATCATAGTCAGTTTTGTAAACGTGGTCCTGTTGCTGTGATTGGATTCTGGtgcaatgattaaaaaataaatgaaaaatctaATATGgttgaaatgtgaaatttcccatttaatatcaacattttcacatGATATTAACTTGCAAACTTTAAATGAAGGAAATTGAATTATGGAAAGATTGTTTGAGTTATAGATTTCAGTGTAGGCCCCTATATTTGTTTACAGCTTCGCCTCTCATGAGGGCTTCGTGTAAAGTTATAACTTAAAATATTGCATCCCAATGACTGGATTATATAATGTCTCAATAGAATTGAGAGATCCTGCATGGAAATAATTTTTCCATAGTTTGATTCCATTCATTTAaggttttaaattttatctcatgaaaaaaagaaaatgtatatacagaatatgaaaagtgaaatttagtAAACAAAAGTATTCTCAGAGGATgttaaaattattgtattcatATGATCCTATCCTTAGGAAGCTGGTGAGGCGTGTATCGAGTTCCTGGTCCAGGAACTATCCTGCGTGGACCAGACTGCTCTACCAGCCATCCTTATCGAGATCAAGAGCATTGGGGACCGTCATAAGGGTATCCTAGGCCCGTACATTCAGGAGATCAGCATGCAGAGCCAAAGCAACTCCACGGCGGCTAGGATGATCGTACAACAGCTACAGAGAGACACAGTCAGCAGGTAACGATAAAGGCCCCTATTCTTGGGAGCCttacatcaacatttttgtctgacaggTTGtcagatcaggggcccgttgcagaaagggttgcaatcaaacgcaactcaaaaaatcttgcgcaacttgattttcagccaatgaagcacccgtattcgggacttgcgcttgacATTTTgccttgcgtttaaacgcaactctttctgcaacaggcccttGACAACttttccttaattttgatttgctgagaggcactgttactctGGTTTTAAATAGGATGGATAAAACTACTGCCAAGTCCTTCGTTTAATAGTCACTTCGCCTGATGGTATTTCATCGAAATAgccagttcgtccaatatcatTTCATCCAATAGCCATTTCACCTAGTAGGCAGATGAGCCAATGGCCACTTTGTCTAATAGCTACCTCATCTTTAGATGATGTTATTAGAAtaaccattttgtccaatagccagttggtctaacttCAGTTGGTCAAattgccagttggtctaattgccatttggtccaatacccGCTTAGTCCAATTGACTGTTAATAAAGGCAGAGGGCGTAAATTAATATAAGGCCATAGACATCGTTCCTATGTATTGAGTGTTatataaaactgaaatattatttatattatattatgacatttttattccTTAACAGTGAGCATGGGCTCCACAGACCAGTCAGTATGATCGAACCGAGACATTTATCACAGGACAATAGGCCATTCAGTGCCACCAATATCAGCCAAATGTCAGAAGAGAGGAAGAAACTGTATCGCAAAGCGCAAGGGCGCCCCCACACCCGCAGCGACATGCAAGGTTCCTTGCAGCCTTTGCGGCATCCAGGACACTCCTATTCAGAACAGGCCCTGCACCTTCACCACACACCGCTTGGCGTGGGACGTGTCAACTCAAACAGTCTCGGTGTCCTAGAGATGGCGGGCAGAAGCGAGAGCAAGGGGAGTGTGCAATCGGGTGCGAGCGGAACAGCTTTGAGGTCGGGGACTCGCAAACAGACCACAACATCGCCGACGAGGAAGTCAGAGTTTGAGCGCAAGATAAACAGCAGGCAGCATCGCTCCAGCAAAGGAAACTTGAATCTCCATGTCTCGTTGGCAGCGTCTTCGGAGAATGAAAGTGCAACATCACCGACGTCTCCTCCGACATCTTCTGCCCAAACTCATATCGAGGCAAACGGTAATTCCACGTCAACGCATGCAAGTTCCCTGCAAGGGAGAGTTTCGCCGTCAAGCCCGACATTGCAGTCGCCGACGTCGCAGACTTCATCAGGCATCGGCGACGGCTCGCGGTTGAGTGTGGGAATGTCCATGACAGGTAGTGGGAGTAATCGAGATAGCAGCTTGCAGCAGTACCTGTTTAAAAGACAAAGAGAAATGAGTAGTTATATGGATTCTATCAAAGACAGGATTCCGATCCCAGAAGAATGCACAGTGCAAGGTCAGTCTATCAGATATCTATTGCTTTGATGAaacaa encodes the following:
- the LOC129275893 gene encoding ventricular zone-expressed PH domain-containing protein homolog 1-like isoform X2; the protein is MHELFSQVLSRRDLSRAGDLFSVPDSDIVHDLSAALYCIQEIASSENYVRSDNDQAVVEICITRVTTAIRDTGSIEEHVEALVSLWQSCLHHNLKLTMRDEDPPHAKIASDIMSCLFMQNYGKRSVMELALPVAIRFLRHGNRDLIRNVSSYLALAAIENAHLLAEHCRAIIQSITQGNRSLTRILPQIYTEDPGPIEDCLPDLVSILPGCDENEKSNILQLMALMAKRKPKILKDYVPVLVANLNNPTTSQTVLSALVDIASIDPAPFTLCLAQLQAGIRRQPALLSMAGKIFGAVGRLSPEAGEACIEFLVQELSCVDQTALPAILIEIKSIGDRHKGILGPYIQEISMQSQSNSTAARMIVQQLQRDTVSSEHGLHRPVSMIEPRHLSQDNRPFSATNISQMSEERKKLYRKAQGRPHTRSDMQGSLQPLRHPGHSYSEQALHLHHTPLGVGRVNSNSLGVLEMAGRSESKGSVQSGASGTALRSGTRKQTTTSPTRKSEFERKINSRQHRSSKGNLNLHVSLAASSENESATSPTSPPTSSAQTHIEANGNSTSTHASSLQGRVSPSSPTLQSPTSQTSSGIGDGSRLSVGMSMTGSGSNRDSSLQQYLFKRQREMSSYMDSIKDRIPIPEECTVQEDIRNRPVGKLDFYCSLKEPHCLYSTLPFSMETKQILPWIHLKYLHLQATSPTPVSLDDNAVQSLKMSWEKQKTIGGHMTFLKLITQNFPQAKVQQGLIRQLCRASYYDMFTYNAKTCNWTCFLCSSPNKMDKMMDLMGTDSIPFQINTEDLIAGGQPLIEGQLKEKKVRWKLFRRWKTRYFTLAGERLLYSKNKSMTGTLPIELSKVQSVKTLRRRDRSIPKAFEIFTDDQKTYVFKTRDGANAEQWVQCLTLAMRQRQASFRSDNESTT
- the LOC129275893 gene encoding ventricular zone-expressed PH domain-containing protein homolog 1-like isoform X3, which codes for MHELFSQVLSRRDLSRAGDLFSVPDSDIVHDLSAALYCIQEIASSENYVRSDNDQAVVEICITRVTTAIRDTGSIEEHVEALVSLWQSCLHHNLKLTMRDEDPPHAKIASDIMSCLFMQNYGKRSVMELALPVAIRFLRHGNRDLIRNVSSYLALAAIENAHLLAEHCRAIIQSITQGNRSLTRILPQIYTEDPGPIEDCLPDLVSILPGCDENEKSNILQLMALMAKRKPKILKDYVPVLVANLNNPTTSQTVLSALVDIASIDPAPFTLCLAQLQAGIRRQPALLSMAGKIFGAVGRLSPEAGEACIEFLVQELSCVDQTALPAILIEIKSIGDRHKGILGPYIQEISMQSQSNSTAARMIVQQLQRDTVSSEHGLHRPVSMIEPRHLSQDNRPFSATNISQMSEERKKLYRKAQGRPHTRSDMQGSLQPLRHPGHSYSEQALHLHHTPLGVGRVNSNSLGVLEMAGRSESKGSVQSGASGTALRSGTRKQTTTSPTRKSEFERKINSRQHRSSKGNLNLHVSLAASSENESATSPTSPPTSSAQTHIEANGNSTSTHASSLQGRVSPSSPTLQSPTSQTSSGIGDGSRLSVGMSMTGSGSNRDSSLQQYLFKRQREMSSYMDSIKDRIPIPEECTVQEDIRNRPVGKLDFYCSLKEPHCLYSTLPFSMETKQILPWIHLKYLHLQATSPTPVSLDDNAVQSLKMSWEKQKTIGGHMTFLKLITQNFPQAKVQQGLIRQLCRASYYDMFTYNAKTCNWTCFLCSSPNKMDLIAGGQPLIEGQLKEKKVRWKLFRRWKTRYFTLAGERLLYSKNKSQMTGTLPIELSKVQSVKTLRRRDRSIPKAFEIFTDDQKTYVFKTRDGANAEQWVQCLTLAMRQRQASFRSDNESTT
- the LOC129275893 gene encoding ventricular zone-expressed PH domain-containing protein homolog 1-like isoform X1; the protein is MHELFSQVLSRRDLSRAGDLFSVPDSDIVHDLSAALYCIQEIASSENYVRSDNDQAVVEICITRVTTAIRDTGSIEEHVEALVSLWQSCLHHNLKLTMRDEDPPHAKIASDIMSCLFMQNYGKRSVMELALPVAIRFLRHGNRDLIRNVSSYLALAAIENAHLLAEHCRAIIQSITQGNRSLTRILPQIYTEDPGPIEDCLPDLVSILPGCDENEKSNILQLMALMAKRKPKILKDYVPVLVANLNNPTTSQTVLSALVDIASIDPAPFTLCLAQLQAGIRRQPALLSMAGKIFGAVGRLSPEAGEACIEFLVQELSCVDQTALPAILIEIKSIGDRHKGILGPYIQEISMQSQSNSTAARMIVQQLQRDTVSSEHGLHRPVSMIEPRHLSQDNRPFSATNISQMSEERKKLYRKAQGRPHTRSDMQGSLQPLRHPGHSYSEQALHLHHTPLGVGRVNSNSLGVLEMAGRSESKGSVQSGASGTALRSGTRKQTTTSPTRKSEFERKINSRQHRSSKGNLNLHVSLAASSENESATSPTSPPTSSAQTHIEANGNSTSTHASSLQGRVSPSSPTLQSPTSQTSSGIGDGSRLSVGMSMTGSGSNRDSSLQQYLFKRQREMSSYMDSIKDRIPIPEECTVQEDIRNRPVGKLDFYCSLKEPHCLYSTLPFSMETKQILPWIHLKYLHLQATSPTPVSLDDNAVQSLKMSWEKQKTIGGHMTFLKLITQNFPQAKVQQGLIRQLCRASYYDMFTYNAKTCNWTCFLCSSPNKMDKMMDLMGTDSIPFQINTEDLIAGGQPLIEGQLKEKKVRWKLFRRWKTRYFTLAGERLLYSKNKSQMTGTLPIELSKVQSVKTLRRRDRSIPKAFEIFTDDQKTYVFKTRDGANAEQWVQCLTLAMRQRQASFRSDNESTT